One Cupriavidus oxalaticus genomic region harbors:
- a CDS encoding IclR family transcriptional regulator: MTAQITMTLERGLHVLRAFRAERTTLTNSEIVKRTGLPKATVSRLTTTLIALGFLRRVAGSTQFELAPASLHIGDTYLETNPVTDRVHPFLQELANQLNVSVALAVPDQLDMLYIAHRTSSRIATLRLGVGSLLPMGWTATGRAWLWGLRPDARHEYLETLKRADGARIAELERGIAAAFQDLQTLGVCTSLGKYQRNAYGIALPVTVGRSATLMSLSCGAVELEPDMAAITERLAPVLKAAAADLVELLRDIDTQI, translated from the coding sequence ATGACAGCACAGATCACGATGACCTTGGAACGGGGCCTTCATGTGCTTCGTGCCTTCCGTGCCGAGCGTACGACGCTCACAAACAGCGAGATCGTCAAGCGTACCGGTCTGCCAAAAGCGACGGTGTCGCGGCTGACCACCACCCTGATCGCGCTGGGCTTCCTGCGCCGCGTTGCCGGCAGCACGCAGTTCGAGCTGGCCCCGGCTTCTCTCCACATCGGGGACACCTACCTGGAAACCAACCCGGTCACCGATCGCGTGCATCCCTTCCTGCAGGAACTGGCGAACCAGCTCAATGTGTCGGTTGCCCTTGCCGTGCCCGATCAGCTCGACATGCTCTATATCGCGCATCGAACCAGTTCGCGCATTGCGACCCTGCGCCTCGGCGTGGGCTCGCTGCTGCCGATGGGTTGGACGGCAACCGGCCGCGCCTGGCTGTGGGGCTTGCGCCCCGATGCCCGGCATGAATACCTGGAAACCCTCAAGCGCGCGGACGGCGCGCGCATCGCCGAACTCGAACGCGGCATCGCTGCGGCCTTCCAGGACCTGCAGACGCTTGGGGTCTGTACTTCCCTGGGCAAGTATCAGCGCAATGCTTACGGGATTGCCCTGCCTGTCACGGTGGGACGTTCGGCCACACTGATGTCGCTGAGCTGCGGCGCGGTTGAGCTGGAGCCGGACATGGCAGCCATCACAGAACGCCTCGCGCCTGTGCTGAAGGCCGCAGCAGCCGACCTTGTCGAACTGCTGCGGGATATTGATACGCAGATCTGA
- a CDS encoding acyl-CoA dehydrogenase family protein has translation MDYQLSADQLAIIDAAEKICADFPLEYWRNKDKNHEFPHEFFEAVASGGWLGICMPEEFGGANLGVTEAALFLRTVAECGGQAGASTIHMNIFGLQPVVHFGTDAQKKAWLPPFVRGEHKACFAVTEPDTGLDTTKLKVVAKKQPDGNYLISGKKVFISTAQVADHMLILARTTPVEEVRKHGEGLSLFYTKLDRNYVEIREIDKLGRAAVDTNELFIDDLPVSKDSLIGEEGKGLKYIFHGMNAERVFVAAEQVGIGRAVLKLATQYAKDRVVFGRQIGKNQGVQHPLARNWAELEAANHMLLAAADLYDKGISCGSEANAAKLLASEACMNACQTSILTHGGFGYAKEYHVERFMREAWIGYIAPVTPQLILSNIAERKLGLPKSY, from the coding sequence ATGGATTACCAACTCAGCGCCGATCAGCTCGCCATTATTGATGCGGCAGAAAAGATCTGTGCGGACTTTCCGCTCGAGTACTGGCGGAACAAGGACAAGAACCACGAGTTCCCGCACGAGTTTTTCGAGGCTGTTGCCAGTGGCGGCTGGCTCGGGATCTGCATGCCGGAGGAGTTCGGCGGCGCGAACCTTGGCGTGACGGAAGCCGCGCTCTTCCTGCGTACCGTGGCCGAGTGCGGCGGGCAGGCGGGCGCGTCCACTATCCACATGAACATCTTCGGCTTGCAGCCGGTCGTGCATTTCGGCACGGATGCGCAGAAGAAGGCCTGGCTGCCGCCCTTCGTCCGTGGTGAACACAAGGCGTGTTTCGCCGTCACCGAGCCGGACACGGGGCTTGATACCACCAAGCTCAAGGTCGTGGCGAAGAAGCAGCCCGATGGCAACTACCTGATCTCGGGCAAGAAGGTCTTCATTTCGACCGCGCAGGTCGCCGACCACATGCTGATTCTCGCGCGCACCACGCCGGTCGAGGAGGTCAGGAAGCACGGCGAAGGGCTGAGCCTGTTCTACACCAAGCTCGACCGCAACTATGTGGAGATTCGGGAGATCGACAAACTTGGCCGTGCCGCTGTCGATACCAACGAGTTGTTCATCGACGATCTGCCGGTTTCCAAGGACTCGCTGATCGGTGAAGAGGGCAAGGGCCTGAAGTATATCTTCCACGGCATGAATGCGGAGCGCGTTTTCGTCGCCGCCGAGCAGGTCGGTATCGGCCGCGCGGTGCTCAAGCTTGCCACGCAATATGCCAAGGACCGTGTCGTCTTCGGTCGACAGATTGGCAAGAACCAGGGTGTCCAGCATCCGCTGGCGCGCAACTGGGCGGAGCTAGAGGCTGCCAACCACATGCTGCTCGCCGCTGCCGATCTCTACGACAAAGGGATCTCCTGCGGCTCGGAGGCCAACGCGGCCAAGCTGCTGGCATCCGAGGCCTGCATGAACGCTTGCCAGACCTCGATCCTCACGCATGGCGGCTTCGGCTACGCGAAGGAATATCACGTGGAACGATTCATGCGCGAAGCCTGGATCGGCTACATTGCGCCCGTCACCCCGCAGCTTATCCTGTCGAACATCGCCGAGCGCAAGCTCGGGCTGCCGAAGTCTTATTGA
- a CDS encoding MaoC family dehydratase encodes MSDAATGRYFEDFVIGSACRHAIHKTISEADSLLFSTLTYGMEPLHVDEAYAEAAPYGMRAVNSILLLGLACGIGAAGLARGLVPGTVAFCDVRFTRPVFIGDTIHVESEVLDKRDDPARPDAGLIELERRAYNQRNEVVAKFRCLQRLPRRHPAG; translated from the coding sequence ATGTCAGACGCCGCGACCGGCCGCTACTTCGAGGACTTTGTCATCGGCAGCGCCTGCCGGCATGCTATCCACAAGACCATCTCAGAGGCCGATAGCCTCCTGTTCAGCACGCTGACCTATGGCATGGAGCCATTGCACGTGGACGAGGCGTATGCCGAAGCCGCACCATATGGCATGCGTGCAGTCAACAGCATCCTGCTGCTGGGGCTGGCATGCGGGATCGGTGCGGCCGGACTGGCACGGGGCCTGGTGCCGGGCACCGTTGCCTTCTGCGACGTGCGCTTCACGCGGCCCGTCTTCATCGGCGACACCATCCATGTCGAGAGCGAGGTGCTGGACAAGCGCGACGACCCCGCGCGCCCTGACGCCGGCCTGATCGAACTGGAGCGTCGCGCCTATAACCAGCGCAACGAGGTGGTAGCCAAGTTTCGCTGCCTGCAACGATTGCCGAGACGCCATCCCGCAGGCTGA
- a CDS encoding HpcH/HpaI aldolase/citrate lyase family protein yields the protein MKPIRSMMFVPGNKPDWIVKSVAARADALILDLEDSVPPAQKVEAREIVKSKLDWLAGQKPRIWVRINRSAHLYDYEDILAIVHPVVEGIMISKPCGPEDIHTVSSMLAEAEYRAGLPVGHTRVIPLLETARSLQYAYEIAQHERVPAIVGATAKNADVARALKTVWSLEGRETLYLKSRIVMAARAAGKLPIGGVWQQVHDLEGLKISSANDRQLGMSGELVLHPSNVDIVNTTYSPTEEEVAFYQGMIDALEKAQAEGRASCVYDGEHIDIAHVKTAREIIELAQSFNN from the coding sequence ATGAAACCGATACGATCCATGATGTTCGTGCCGGGCAACAAGCCAGACTGGATCGTGAAATCGGTGGCAGCCAGAGCGGATGCGCTGATCCTGGACCTTGAGGACAGCGTGCCGCCGGCCCAGAAAGTCGAGGCGCGTGAGATCGTCAAGTCCAAGCTGGACTGGCTGGCTGGGCAGAAGCCGCGCATCTGGGTGCGCATCAATCGCAGCGCGCATCTGTACGACTACGAAGACATCCTGGCCATCGTCCATCCGGTGGTAGAGGGCATCATGATCTCCAAGCCTTGCGGCCCCGAGGACATTCATACTGTCTCGTCCATGCTGGCCGAGGCCGAATACCGCGCCGGCCTGCCGGTGGGCCACACCCGGGTGATCCCGCTGCTGGAGACCGCCCGCTCGCTGCAATACGCCTACGAGATTGCCCAGCACGAGCGCGTGCCCGCCATCGTCGGCGCCACGGCCAAGAACGCCGATGTGGCCCGTGCCCTCAAGACCGTCTGGTCGCTCGAAGGGCGCGAGACCTTGTACCTGAAGTCGCGCATCGTCATGGCCGCACGCGCCGCGGGCAAGCTGCCCATCGGCGGAGTCTGGCAGCAGGTGCATGACCTCGAAGGGCTCAAGATCTCATCCGCCAATGACCGCCAGCTGGGCATGAGTGGCGAGCTGGTGCTGCATCCCTCCAACGTCGACATCGTCAACACGACCTACAGTCCCACCGAGGAGGAAGTGGCGTTCTACCAGGGAATGATCGATGCGCTGGAAAAGGCCCAGGCCGAGGGTCGCGCCTCGTGCGTCTATGACGGCGAGCACATCGACATCGCGCATGTGAAGACGGCACGCGAAATCATCGAGCTCGCACAATCGTTCAACAACTGA
- a CDS encoding IclR family transcriptional regulator: MATVQAVKQSNRDLDKGDVRVVPLARGLAVLAAFCAEHPWLGNQEIAMETGIPAPTVSRMLHSLAALGYVRYDESRRKYRLASAALTLGYAAVSGDSVQRAARIEMQKFADTSGTHVILGARDRLDVIVNESQVGKNVYLDTHLAAGIRVPIASSPMGWALLAALPERERFYLQSNVERKSGRDWPALRRQMAEGISQLHQYGFCMSPCGRELASVAVPVSVPGHPSVVLASVGRSAGMNRARMERELGPRLAATAHALEERLSTHH, from the coding sequence ATGGCAACCGTTCAAGCCGTGAAGCAATCGAACCGTGATCTCGACAAGGGTGACGTGCGGGTGGTGCCGCTGGCACGCGGCCTGGCCGTGCTGGCTGCATTCTGCGCTGAGCATCCGTGGCTGGGCAACCAGGAGATTGCCATGGAGACCGGTATTCCGGCGCCTACCGTGTCCCGGATGCTGCATTCCCTGGCAGCACTCGGCTATGTGCGCTACGACGAGAGCCGGCGCAAGTACCGGCTTGCGTCCGCCGCATTGACCCTAGGCTACGCGGCCGTCTCGGGCGACAGCGTGCAACGCGCCGCCCGCATCGAGATGCAGAAATTCGCCGACACCAGCGGTACCCATGTCATCCTGGGTGCGCGCGACCGGCTCGATGTCATTGTCAATGAATCGCAGGTTGGCAAGAACGTCTATCTCGACACGCACCTTGCCGCCGGGATCCGCGTGCCGATTGCTTCGTCCCCGATGGGCTGGGCGCTGCTCGCCGCATTGCCGGAACGGGAGCGTTTCTACCTCCAGAGCAACGTCGAGCGCAAGAGCGGCCGTGATTGGCCCGCGCTGCGCAGGCAGATGGCCGAGGGCATCTCACAACTCCACCAGTACGGCTTTTGCATGTCGCCTTGCGGTCGCGAGCTGGCTTCGGTTGCGGTACCTGTCAGCGTGCCGGGACATCCGTCAGTGGTGCTGGCCAGCGTTGGCCGCAGCGCGGGCATGAATCGCGCCAGGATGGAGCGGGAGTTGGGGCCGAGGCTCGCTGCGACGGCGCATGCCTTGGAGGAGCGCTTGAGCACGCATCACTGA
- a CDS encoding cytochrome c oxidase subunit II, with the protein MALAIALVVIVVASVLFHFLSPWWATPLASNWKQMDDTLTITLVITGFFFVVINLFVGYIIWRYRHNAPHPNGGTGHRAAYQPENRKLEWWLIGGTTIGVVALLAPGLFVYADYVRPPREAMVLEVVGQQWSWAFRFPGKSGELGASDPRFITGSNPLGLDPDDPRGQDNIVIVGPEVHLPLNKPVKVLLRSKDVLHDFYVPQFRARMNMVPGMVTSFWFTPTQTGRFEILCAQLCGVGHYNMRGIVVVDEPAAYEAWLAKQQTFAMALAKAAAPPAAMAAAAPAAAGDAGMVEKGRALAQSKGCTACHSIDGNPSVGPTWKGLYGKTETFADGSSAAVDDAFLHKEIMDPHARLVKGFGPVMPRLPMSEDEVAALIAYIKSAGTGAAAPEAVAPGAPAAATSAATTAAAGTAAPAPAPGAASGTYSTSTAVAVPPDAAPAPPRK; encoded by the coding sequence ATGGCGTTGGCCATTGCACTCGTCGTCATCGTCGTCGCTTCGGTGCTCTTCCATTTCCTGAGCCCGTGGTGGGCGACCCCGCTGGCGTCCAACTGGAAGCAGATGGACGACACGCTGACCATTACCCTCGTCATCACCGGATTCTTTTTTGTCGTCATCAACCTCTTCGTCGGCTATATCATCTGGCGCTACCGGCACAATGCGCCGCATCCCAATGGCGGCACCGGCCACCGCGCCGCTTACCAGCCGGAAAACCGCAAGCTCGAATGGTGGCTGATCGGCGGCACCACCATTGGCGTGGTGGCGTTGCTGGCGCCGGGCCTGTTCGTCTACGCCGACTACGTGCGCCCGCCGCGCGAGGCGATGGTGCTGGAGGTGGTTGGCCAGCAATGGTCGTGGGCGTTCCGTTTTCCCGGCAAGAGCGGCGAGCTGGGTGCCTCCGACCCGCGCTTCATCACCGGTTCCAATCCACTCGGCCTTGACCCGGACGACCCGCGCGGACAGGACAACATCGTCATCGTGGGTCCCGAGGTACACCTGCCGCTGAACAAGCCGGTGAAAGTGCTGCTGCGCTCCAAGGACGTGCTGCATGATTTCTACGTGCCGCAGTTCCGCGCGCGCATGAACATGGTGCCGGGCATGGTGACGTCGTTCTGGTTCACGCCGACGCAAACGGGGCGCTTTGAAATCCTGTGCGCGCAGCTGTGCGGCGTGGGGCACTACAACATGCGCGGCATCGTGGTGGTGGACGAACCCGCCGCGTATGAAGCCTGGCTGGCGAAACAGCAGACCTTTGCCATGGCGCTGGCGAAGGCGGCGGCACCGCCGGCGGCTATGGCGGCCGCAGCGCCGGCTGCCGCCGGCGACGCCGGCATGGTGGAAAAGGGCCGCGCGCTGGCGCAAAGCAAGGGCTGCACCGCGTGCCACAGCATCGACGGCAACCCGAGCGTGGGCCCGACGTGGAAGGGCCTGTACGGCAAGACCGAAACCTTTGCCGACGGCAGCAGCGCGGCGGTCGACGACGCCTTCCTGCACAAGGAGATCATGGATCCGCACGCGCGCCTGGTGAAGGGCTTCGGTCCGGTCATGCCCAGGCTGCCGATGAGCGAAGACGAGGTTGCGGCGCTGATTGCGTATATCAAGTCGGCGGGGACCGGCGCTGCCGCGCCGGAAGCCGTGGCGCCGGGCGCGCCCGCTGCCGCCACCAGCGCGGCCACCACCGCCGCGGCGGGCACGGCGGCACCCGCGCCGGCGCCGGGCGCTGCCTCCGGCACCTACTCGACATCGACTGCAGTGGCCGTGCCGCCTGACGCGGCACCCGCGCCGCCGCGCAAGTGA
- a CDS encoding rubredoxin, with amino-acid sequence MQQDQLEAAVAYKTWVCVICGWVYDEEQGWPEDGIAPGTRWEDIPDDWRCPECDVGKGEFAMIEL; translated from the coding sequence TTGCAGCAGGATCAACTGGAAGCCGCCGTCGCCTACAAGACCTGGGTGTGCGTGATCTGTGGCTGGGTGTACGACGAGGAACAAGGCTGGCCCGAAGACGGCATCGCCCCCGGCACGCGCTGGGAAGACATCCCCGACGACTGGCGCTGCCCGGAATGCGACGTCGGCAAGGGCGAGTTTGCGATGATCGAGCTGTAA
- a CDS encoding DUF748 domain-containing protein, translating into MEFKQSIQTAAATPRGRLATRIAGGVVAALAVFGLAGYFGGPPLLKYLIEKNATEALGRKVTLGKAHVRPFELAATLSDLTIYERDGKTPALTLGEAEANTSLASLWHLAPVVDNLHVDRLAVRVARGADGRMSIADVQEKFAALPPKPADAKPARFSVNNIAVTGSSISYDDKLLDTSLRVDHLTLTLPFLSNLPHDVEIVTRPTLSAQVNGTPLALDGEVLPFADSRQTRLNVNLDGLDVTRFMAFAPLLRDAEVKSGKLDTRLTVAFRQQKDTQEILLMGSAVLRDADIRTRAGQPLLKSGRLALDIARIEPLAHRAQLRSVEIEGLGVQAVRRADGTLNLATAFLPQAASKSTDGVAPAPAPAPAASAPAAPSSPPSSAPSSAHSSAPSAQAAPAGSAPREQPWRYAVDRIVVKQANFGFEDALAPSGPGKLALGPLDAEVKGFAGTEGDKPAHIDATLTVADGQTLHHTGDLLLRDGTLAGTLETTGLRPQGFAAWWPRELRSQFGETAVNAELHYRMSWAAPQFQFVLEKSRVELAPLYVATRDPVVMPAAPAATAGTGKDASTQAPQRASRRARERAEADRAGANLPLLRAEKLVLDDIQLDLARQTFATSQVTLAQPQIATTRDHRGELIEMARLWASESAQQARATPRKAPAAAANAAHGTNGKNGKNGKNGNVAAGVWQARIGKIAIDGGSARVADYQPAEANRGRPVVHQFRNIALSTGAIAWPLTPAAVPVKLHAESGRRGVIGIDGTVLPAMPASRLQLDLRQVEIGPLQPYLADRLNAALRSGTLTVKGKLDVDAPTGKPIAAHFAGNVLAGNVRTVDRVSGEDFLRWRSLALSGIDFAMDESKGPMRVSLGNIALSDFYARVILNANGRLNLQDVMAGGAARGEAAPSTSLTQASPASAPAAPPVQAGDTRTAQVEQKPGGPKPQIRIGGVSVSQGNINFSDFFVKPNYTANLTGMKGSVSKVSSGDPAPADLVLDGRIDDDAPVTISGKINPLGEQLFLDIAAKASGVELTRLTPYAAKYAGYPITKGKLTVDVAYKIENGKLDARNHLFLDQLTFGERVDSPDATKLPVLLAVSLLKDRNGVIDVNLPVSGSLSDPEFSIGGVIVRVIVNLLTKAITSPFSLIASAFGGSGEELGYVEFAPGTSTLTPAAKDKIGKLGQALNDRPSLRLEISGRIDPATDEAGARRTWLDARVAEQKRRDLRNSAQAGTEAGDDESGEQGAEIKVSKQEYPKYLEEVYKRTSMKKPRNFVGFAKSLPPEEMEKLLMANATVSEADLRRLAEQRALVVKQSLEREGKVPESRLFLTAPRLTAEGIKDKGAPNRVDFSIRQ; encoded by the coding sequence ATGGAATTCAAGCAATCCATTCAGACAGCGGCCGCCACGCCGCGCGGCCGGCTGGCGACCCGCATTGCCGGCGGCGTGGTTGCCGCGCTCGCGGTGTTCGGGCTGGCGGGCTATTTTGGCGGACCGCCGCTGCTCAAATACCTGATCGAAAAGAACGCGACCGAAGCGCTCGGGCGCAAGGTCACGCTGGGCAAGGCGCATGTGCGGCCGTTCGAGCTGGCCGCCACGCTGTCTGACCTGACGATCTACGAGCGCGACGGCAAGACGCCTGCGCTGACCCTGGGCGAGGCCGAGGCCAATACTTCGCTGGCATCGCTGTGGCACCTGGCCCCGGTGGTGGACAACCTTCACGTCGACCGCCTTGCCGTGCGCGTGGCGCGCGGCGCCGACGGCCGCATGAGCATTGCGGATGTCCAGGAGAAGTTCGCGGCACTGCCGCCCAAGCCGGCCGATGCCAAGCCGGCGCGCTTTTCCGTCAACAATATTGCCGTGACCGGCAGCAGCATCAGCTATGACGACAAGCTGCTCGACACCAGTCTGCGCGTCGACCACCTGACGCTGACGCTGCCGTTCCTGTCCAACCTGCCGCATGATGTCGAGATTGTGACGCGGCCGACGCTCAGCGCGCAGGTCAACGGCACGCCGCTGGCGCTCGACGGTGAGGTGCTGCCCTTCGCCGATTCGCGCCAGACCCGGCTCAATGTCAACCTCGACGGGCTCGACGTGACGCGCTTCATGGCCTTCGCGCCGCTGCTGCGGGACGCCGAGGTCAAGTCCGGCAAGCTCGATACGCGCCTGACGGTGGCGTTCCGCCAGCAGAAGGACACGCAGGAAATACTGCTGATGGGCTCCGCCGTGCTGCGCGATGCCGATATCCGCACGCGCGCGGGCCAGCCGCTGCTGAAGAGCGGCCGGCTGGCGCTGGACATCGCCCGCATCGAGCCGCTGGCGCACCGGGCCCAGCTGCGCAGCGTGGAAATCGAAGGGCTGGGGGTGCAGGCCGTGCGGCGCGCCGACGGCACGCTGAACCTGGCGACGGCGTTCCTGCCGCAGGCGGCAAGCAAGTCGACCGACGGGGTGGCGCCAGCTCCGGCCCCGGCTCCGGCCGCGTCTGCGCCCGCCGCGCCTTCTTCCCCGCCTTCTTCCGCGCCTTCGTCCGCGCATTCGTCCGCGCCTTCCGCACAAGCCGCGCCGGCCGGCTCCGCGCCCAGGGAGCAGCCCTGGCGCTATGCGGTCGACCGCATCGTGGTGAAGCAGGCCAACTTCGGGTTTGAGGATGCGCTGGCGCCGTCGGGCCCGGGCAAGCTGGCGCTCGGCCCGCTTGACGCCGAGGTCAAGGGCTTTGCCGGCACCGAGGGCGACAAGCCGGCGCATATCGATGCCACCCTGACCGTGGCCGACGGCCAGACCCTGCACCATACCGGCGACCTGCTGCTGCGCGACGGCACGCTGGCCGGCACGCTCGAGACCACGGGACTGCGGCCGCAGGGGTTCGCCGCATGGTGGCCGCGCGAGCTGCGCAGCCAGTTCGGCGAGACCGCGGTCAATGCCGAGCTGCACTACCGCATGTCGTGGGCCGCCCCGCAGTTCCAGTTCGTGCTGGAAAAGTCCCGGGTGGAACTGGCGCCGCTCTATGTCGCCACGCGCGATCCGGTAGTGATGCCGGCCGCGCCCGCCGCCACGGCCGGCACTGGGAAGGACGCGTCGACACAGGCTCCGCAGCGCGCCAGCCGCCGTGCGCGCGAGCGCGCCGAGGCCGACCGTGCAGGCGCCAACCTGCCGCTGCTGCGTGCCGAGAAGCTGGTGCTCGACGATATCCAGCTCGATCTCGCTCGCCAGACCTTCGCGACCAGCCAGGTGACGCTGGCGCAGCCGCAGATCGCGACCACGCGCGACCATCGTGGCGAGCTGATCGAAATGGCGCGGCTGTGGGCCAGCGAATCGGCACAGCAGGCTCGCGCCACCCCGCGCAAGGCACCGGCCGCCGCAGCGAACGCCGCCCATGGCACCAATGGCAAGAACGGCAAGAACGGCAAGAACGGCAATGTTGCCGCAGGTGTCTGGCAAGCCAGGATCGGCAAGATCGCCATCGACGGCGGCAGCGCACGCGTGGCCGACTACCAGCCGGCCGAGGCCAACCGCGGCCGCCCCGTGGTGCACCAGTTCCGTAATATCGCGCTCAGCACCGGCGCCATTGCCTGGCCGCTGACGCCGGCGGCGGTGCCGGTGAAGCTGCATGCCGAATCCGGCCGCCGCGGCGTGATCGGCATCGACGGCACCGTCTTGCCCGCCATGCCGGCGAGCCGCCTGCAGCTGGACCTGCGCCAGGTCGAAATCGGGCCGCTGCAGCCGTACCTGGCCGACCGCCTCAACGCGGCGCTGCGCAGCGGCACGCTGACCGTCAAGGGCAAGCTCGACGTCGATGCCCCCACCGGCAAGCCGATCGCCGCGCACTTTGCCGGCAACGTGCTGGCCGGCAACGTGCGCACGGTCGACCGCGTCAGCGGCGAGGATTTCCTGCGCTGGCGCTCGCTCGCGCTGTCGGGCATCGACTTCGCGATGGACGAGAGCAAGGGGCCGATGCGTGTCAGCCTGGGCAATATCGCGCTGTCCGATTTCTACGCGCGCGTGATCCTGAACGCCAATGGCCGCCTGAACCTGCAGGACGTGATGGCCGGCGGCGCGGCCAGGGGCGAGGCGGCGCCGTCCACCAGCCTGACGCAGGCCAGCCCGGCCTCGGCGCCGGCAGCGCCGCCGGTGCAGGCCGGCGACACGCGCACCGCGCAGGTCGAGCAGAAGCCGGGCGGGCCCAAGCCGCAGATCCGCATCGGTGGCGTGTCGGTGAGCCAGGGCAACATCAATTTCTCGGACTTCTTCGTCAAGCCGAACTACACGGCCAACCTGACCGGCATGAAAGGCTCGGTGTCCAAGGTGTCGTCGGGCGATCCCGCGCCGGCCGACCTGGTGCTCGACGGCCGCATCGACGACGACGCGCCGGTCACCATCAGCGGCAAGATCAACCCGCTGGGCGAGCAGTTGTTCCTGGACATTGCCGCCAAGGCTTCGGGGGTCGAGCTGACGCGGCTGACGCCGTACGCCGCCAAGTACGCCGGCTACCCGATCACCAAGGGCAAGCTGACCGTCGACGTCGCCTACAAGATCGAGAACGGCAAGCTGGACGCGCGCAACCACCTGTTCCTCGACCAGCTCACCTTCGGCGAGCGCGTCGACAGCCCGGACGCCACCAAGCTGCCGGTGCTGCTGGCGGTGTCGCTGCTGAAGGACCGCAACGGCGTGATCGACGTGAACCTGCCCGTCTCCGGCTCGCTGTCGGACCCGGAGTTCAGCATCGGCGGCGTGATCGTGCGCGTGATCGTCAACCTGCTGACCAAGGCGATCACTTCGCCGTTCTCGCTGATCGCCTCGGCCTTCGGCGGCAGCGGCGAGGAACTCGGCTATGTCGAGTTCGCACCCGGCACGTCGACGCTGACGCCGGCGGCGAAGGACAAGATCGGCAAGCTCGGCCAGGCACTGAACGACCGGCCTTCGCTGCGGCTGGAAATCAGCGGCCGCATCGACCCGGCGACCGACGAGGCCGGCGCGCGCCGCACGTGGCTGGATGCGCGCGTGGCCGAGCAGAAGCGGCGCGACCTGCGCAACAGCGCGCAGGCCGGCACCGAGGCCGGCGATGACGAGTCGGGCGAGCAGGGCGCCGAGATCAAGGTGTCGAAGCAGGAGTACCCGAAGTACCTGGAAGAGGTCTACAAGCGCACCTCGATGAAGAAGCCGCGCAATTTCGTCGGCTTTGCCAAGTCCCTGCCCCCTGAGGAAATGGAGAAGCTGCTGATGGCCAACGCCACTGTCTCGGAGGCGGACCTGAGGCGGCTTGCCGAGCAGCGCGCGCTGGTGGTCAAGCAGTCGCTGGAGCGCGAAGGCAAGGTGCCGGAGAGCCGGCTGTTCCTGACCGCGCCCAGGCTCACCGCCGAGGGCATCAAGGACAAGGGGGCGCCGAACCGGGTGGACTTCTCGATCCGCCAGTAG
- a CDS encoding nitroreductase, whose amino-acid sequence MTAHHADIDALRRLIFGRATCRAYLRERVPEDVIRSIVDAARGTASWCNTQPWDLVITSDESTEKFRNALMEQVRQHPELDSDFPFPDEYRGVYLDRRRQAGFQLYEALGIGRGDKERRESQSFENFRLFGAPHVAIVTVPAELGAYGAVDAGGFVSAFLLSAQAHGVATTPQAALAMQSSFIRNYFAIPEGRKVVCGISFGYADRAHPVNGYRTERARVDDILRLV is encoded by the coding sequence ATGACCGCACACCATGCCGATATTGACGCGCTACGGCGCTTGATCTTCGGGCGCGCCACGTGCCGCGCCTATTTGCGCGAGCGGGTGCCGGAGGACGTGATCCGCAGCATCGTCGACGCGGCGCGCGGCACCGCCTCGTGGTGCAACACGCAACCCTGGGATCTGGTGATTACTTCGGACGAGAGCACTGAAAAGTTCAGGAATGCGCTGATGGAGCAGGTGCGGCAGCACCCCGAACTGGACTCTGACTTTCCGTTTCCCGACGAATACCGGGGCGTCTACCTCGACCGTCGCCGCCAGGCCGGCTTTCAGCTCTATGAAGCGCTGGGGATTGGCCGCGGCGACAAGGAGCGGCGCGAAAGCCAGTCGTTCGAAAACTTCCGCCTGTTCGGTGCGCCGCATGTGGCGATCGTCACCGTGCCGGCGGAGCTGGGCGCGTATGGCGCTGTGGACGCGGGCGGCTTCGTCAGCGCCTTCCTGCTGTCAGCCCAGGCTCATGGCGTGGCCACCACGCCGCAGGCGGCCCTGGCCATGCAGTCCAGCTTCATCCGCAATTACTTTGCCATTCCGGAGGGACGCAAGGTGGTGTGCGGCATCTCCTTCGGCTACGCCGACAGGGCACACCCGGTGAATGGCTACCGCACCGAGCGAGCCCGGGTCGACGATATCCTGCGCCTGGTTTGA
- a CDS encoding MaoC family dehydratase — MAGLYFEEFKPGMVIEHAIRRTVTETDNVLFSAMTYNCAPLHIDAEYSKNTFYGQRLVNSMFLLALVAGITVYETTLGTTLGNLGFGEIAFPKPTFHGDTIRVETEIIETRISKSRTDSGIVTFKHVAKNQRDEIVCTAVRTGLMMLRPADKA; from the coding sequence ATGGCAGGCCTATACTTCGAAGAATTCAAGCCCGGCATGGTGATCGAGCACGCCATCCGCCGCACCGTCACCGAGACCGACAACGTCCTGTTCTCGGCCATGACCTACAACTGCGCACCGCTGCACATCGACGCCGAATACAGCAAGAATACGTTCTACGGCCAGCGCCTGGTCAACAGCATGTTCCTGCTGGCGCTGGTGGCTGGCATCACGGTGTACGAGACCACGCTGGGCACCACGCTGGGCAACCTCGGCTTCGGCGAGATTGCTTTCCCCAAGCCCACCTTCCACGGCGACACCATCCGCGTCGAGACCGAAATCATCGAAACCCGGATTTCCAAAAGCCGCACGGACTCCGGCATCGTCACCTTCAAGCACGTTGCCAAAAACCAGCGCGACGAAATCGTCTGCACTGCCGTGCGCACCGGCCTGATGATGCTGCGCCCCGCCGACAAGGCCTGA